The genomic segment CACTTGCACTATGAAGCGCCTGGCGCGGAATGAGCGGTGTGCCGCGATACATCGTATCTCCGACTAGCGGATGACCGAGTGCTGCGAGATGAACACGAATCTGATGTGTCCGTCCCGTTTCCAACTTGATTTCTAACTGCGAAATCGTTCGCATGAAGGCTTCGACTGCCGTACTCTTCAAGATATGCGTAACCGCTCGTTGACCATCTTCACGGACCATCCGTTCCATAAAAGAGTGATCCGTCTGACCAATTGGTAAATCGATTGTTTGTGGACCGAGTTCTCCTTCGATCAATGCAACATAACGCCGGTCGAGCAGTCCATTTTGCTGCATTTTACTCAATTGATGATGAGCTAGCGCATGTTTGGCAAAAATCACAAGCCCACTTGTATCCCGGTCCAATCGATTGACGATATGAATCGCATACGGAATCTGTTGTTGTTTATAGTAACCCAACACGAAATTCGCTAAAGAACGTTCCGGGTGAAGACGCGAGGGAATCGAAGCCATCCCCGATGGCTTATTGACAATCAACAACCACTCGTCTTCAAACAAGATATCAAGCTCTCCTTGTGTCGCAATCATGTCTTCTGCTGGGTGTTCCTCAGGGAAAGAGACATGGATTTCGTCGTCGAGATCGACACTCTCGTTAACGTTAACATGTTGTCCGTTTCGCAAAATGTCACCATGATGCTTTATCGACACGAGCATTTTTCGGGAAATTCGGAGGCGCGTCGTACAAAAATGTCCGACACTCCAGCCGACCTGTTCATGTGTCACTGTTTCTTTCAATTCAAATACCATCATCACTTACCTCTTTTACTTAACTTCTTTCTTCTGCTAAAAATGATTCTCTGACCCGCTCCCAAAACGGGAAGGAACGAAAACGGGCAAATTTTACTTTCTTATCGGAGACACGACAGCGAATCGATTTTACGTTTTGATGAACAATAGAAGCATAATGATCGTAAGTCAATTGAAAATCAATCGGATTGACCGGTCGTATTTCGACATCATGGTGCTTCGGCAACAACATCGGGGAACCGATTGTTCGATATACACGATTGTTGATGGAAGCCATCTCAGTAATCTGAATCGCTTCGAGGGCCGGGTGGACAATTGCACCACCTAACGCCTTGTTGTAGGCTGTCGAACCGGATGGGGTCGAGATACACAACCCATCCCCACGAAACGTCTCAAAGTAGTCTCCACGTATCGACAAGTCACATACAAGTGTCTGATTAAAACTTTTAATCGTACATTCGTTTAGCGCCAACAACTTATTATGTGAACCGTCCGCATAATCAATCGACAGCTCAAGCAATGGGTATTCGACCGTCGCCAAATTTTCATCTGCGATATGACGAATCAACTCGTCCATTTCTTCCGGGCGCCAATCTGCATAAAAACCAAGATGTCCCGTATGAATCCCAACGAGTGTGATGTCTTCGACTTGACTCAAATAAGAATGAAATGCCTGGAGCATCGTTCCATCTCCACCAATTGAAATGATGATTTCCGGAGTCGCTGCATCAAGAACACTTCCCCGAGCAATCAACTCTTGTTCCAATTGATCGCGTAGCGTTCGCGAGCGTTCATCATCTCGTGCTGTAATCGCAAAGCGCATGGTCATCCTCCTACTCGCTTACTGGATTATTAGTTTGTTTTCCGTCTCGTTCATGTAGGACGAGCTGTGCGTCTTGAATCTCTACTTTCAGTTGACTCATTTCCGCATCCAATAAAAAGGCGGCTTCCGCGGCACGTCGCAGTCGTTCGCGTGTCTCCTCCGGAATGTTTCCTTGGTATTTATAATTGAGTGAGTGCTCAATCGTCGCCCAAAAGTTCATCGCAAGTGTCCGAATCTGAATCTCAACGAGCGTCGGAATCTCACCTTCAATCGTTTGGACAGGATAGGCAATAATAATATGATAGGAGCGATATCCGCTCTCTTTTTTTTGTGTGATATAATTTCGCTCTTCGACCACCTTAAAGTCTCCACGTGATCGTAACAGTTCTAGTACGTGGATGATGTCGTCGACAAATTGACACATAATGCGTAAGCCGGCGATGTCTTGCATCTCTTGTTCTAACGAACTGATCGCAATCGATTTCCGCTCCGCTTTTTGGATAATACTCTTCACAGGTTTTACCCGTCCCGTGACAAATTCAATCGGTGAATGTTCCCCACGTTGTTGAAATTGTTTTCGAATGGCCTTTAGCTTTACCTTCAGTTCATCAACCGCGATTTGATACGGCGCGAGAAATAAATCCCAATTTTCTTTTGTCATCGTTTTCGTCACCACTTTTAATCTAAATTGTTGGTTCAATTCGTTCCACTACTTCATTCATGTTATCATATTTTCAAGCATTCAACTAGAAAGGCGTGAACCGGAATGAGACAAGAAATGGAAATTGAATTTAAAAACTTGTTAACAGCAGATGAATACAAGCAACTGATGCAAGTTTACGGCAAACAAGACGAAACGATTTGGCAAGCAAATGATTATTTTGATACACCTACGTTTGAATTGCGTCAGCATGGCGCCGCTCTACGCATCCGTCAGAAAAAAGAGGGTCTCGTATTGACCTTAAAAGAACCGAAAGATGATGGTTTACTTGAAACACATGTTTCTCTATCGGAAGCAGAGGCAGAGGAATTATTCAAATATGGTCTGATTCAATCTGATGCGATGAATGAACAATTGAGTCGCTTCAACTTAACAGCATCGCTTGAACACTTAGGACGCTTGGAAACAACTCGTTTTGAAACAAAATTGAAAGACGGATTGCTCGTACTGGATCAAAGTCACTATTTAGGTGTAACCGACTATGAATTAGAATTCGAAGTGCAAGCCTTCGAACAAGGTCAACTTGCTTTCACGCAACTGCTCGAGAAACATCAAATTCCACGTCGTGAAACGAAAAATAAAATCGTCCGTTTCATGGAGCGTAAAGCGGTTTCACGCTAATCGTGTACAAATGAACAAGCAAAACCTTTGCTCTTTCTTTTTTTTCGTTGCTAAAATAGGGTAACGATAACAACAGAAGGGGGTGAACGGATGGAACACGATCAATGTAACGGTTCTTATTGTTCATTGGACGAACCATCAATTCAACAACCGACGAAACCCCTAGAAATTTATCATTTTCTAGATGTGACGCAAACAGATGGTTTACGGTTGATACCCGTTCTCAAGAAATTAGAGTTAGAGTATGGTCATCTTTTCCGACTCAGAACGATTGCGACAATTCCTTGTGCTCCATCACGCTCTGCGTGCGATATGTCGCCATTGTTGATTTTAAAAGCAATCGAACTACAAGGTAAGACATTTGGAATGCGCTTTATGAGACGTCTTCGGATGTTGCATAATGTAGAAGGCGAAAGTGCCTATACACGTTCTTCTTTAATCCGCTTGGCTGAAGCCTTAACTGAATTCGGTCTCGATTTGGAAGAATTTCATCGCGATGTTGAATCGAATACGATTCAACTCATGCTCGAAAAAGAAACCCAGCTCGTGACAGAGTGGGACGTACGCGTCCTTCCGACTCTCGCTTTCATTGGAGATGATGAAGCCATTAAAGCTGAAGGTGCTTATGAATACCTCATTTATGTCTCCATTTTAAATGAGCTATTGGATCAACCTGTTGAGAAGCAACCAAAGCCACCGCTCGAACATTTCTTGAAACGGTATGAAACAGCAACAACTTCAGAAATCGCTTTTATTTACGATGTATCTGAAGCGCAAATTGAACATGAGTTAAAAAAACTTGCACTTCAACAAAAATGTGTCTCACTTTCTTATTGTGACGGTAAAGTATGGCGTCATGTTAAAGATTCAGCACATGCTTAATTAATAAGAAAAAGGTGTTTCCGCAATTGCGGAAACACCTTTTTTTGTCATTCACATGACCATTGGATGGGGGAAAAGAGAATCATCAGGGGAATGTGACCCTCTTCACATTCTTAGTATATAAGATCCTCGTATTTTTTTCTATCACTTTGTGCAAAAATTCACAGAGTTGTCACTCTCCGAGTAATGCTTCGAATTCATCCAACACACGTTCAAATTGACGTAGTGCTGCTTCCACTGGTGCTTTTGTCGTCATATCGACACCTGCTGCCTTTAAGACTTCAATCGGATAATCACTTGATCCTGCTTTAAGGAAATTATTAATGTAACGATCAACAGCAGGTTGTCCTTCTTCTAAAATTTGCGTCGTCAATGCTGCAGCAGCTGAAATACCTGTCGCATACTGGTAGACGTAATAATTGTAGTAGAAGTGAGGAATCCGCGCCCACTCAAGGCCGATCTCTTCATCCAATACGATTCCGTCGCCAAAATATTTTTGGTTCAACGCATAATACGTTTTCGTCAGGAATTCTGGTGTCAACGATTGACCGAGTCGAGCCGCTTCGTGAATTTCATGCTCAAATTCTGCGAACATCGTCTGGCGGAACAACGTACCACGGAATGTTTCTAATTGATTGTTCAACAAATAAAGTTTCTCTTTTTTATCTGTAACACGTTTCAGTAAGAAATCATTTAACAAAGCCTCGTTTGTCGTCGAAGCTACTTCCGCTACAAAAATCGAATAATCACCATAAGCATATGGCTGTGATTGACGTGTATAGTAACTATGAACAGAATGTCCGAATTCATGTGCCAATGTAAAGAGATTGTTGACGTTATCTTGCCAATTCATCAAGATAAACGGTTGTGTATCATATGCGCCAGAAGAATAGGCACCACTGCGCTTACCACGTGTCTCGCGAACATCGACCCATCGATCTGCCAAACCTTCTTCTAAGATATGCTTGTACTCATCTCCAAGTGGTGCCAATCCATCGACCATCAATTGTTTCGCTTCATCGTAAGAAACCTTCATTTCGACTTCGCTAACGAGCGGTGTATACATGTCATACATATGAAGCTCTTCTAATCCGAGTACACGTTTACGAAGCTCAACGTAACGATGTAACAACGGGAGGTGCTCATGGACCGCTTCTACTAATCCATCATACACTTGCTCCGGAATGGCATTTCCATGTAATGCAGACTCACGCGCCGACTTGAACTGTCGCACTTCCGCATAAAAGTTATCTTTTTTGACTGATCCTGCAAGTGTCGAAGCGAGCGTATTTGTATAGTTGCCGTATGTTTCGTACATCGCCTTGAACGCTGCCTCGCGGACAGAACGGTCTTTCGACTCCATGAATGTAATGAATCGACCATGTGTCAATTCCGCCTCTTGCCCGTCTTCCCCTTTGATTTTAGGGAATTTCAAGTCAGCATTATTCAACATACCGAACGTCGTTCCAGATTGCCCTAACACTTCCCCTGCTTTAGCAAGAATCGCTTCTTCAGCTTCAGTTAATACATGGTCGCGTTCTCGATTAAGTTCATCAAACGCATGACGATACATCGCGAGATCCGGATTACGATCTAAAAATCCTGTAATCGTTTCAACTGGAATCGTTAATAGTTCTGGCGTCATGAAAGCCAGTGCAGCCCCAATCTGCGAAGCGAGCGTCCGCGCACGGTCGTTCATCGCTTGATAGAAGCTATCTGCCGTATTTTCGTCATAACGCATATGCGCGTATGTATAGAGCTTATGCAGACGTCGTGAAATTTCATCACGTAACTGTAAACCTTCAAAAAGCGTCGCATCATCTTTTCCAAGTCGCCCTTTGTAATCAATCATCAA from the Exiguobacterium oxidotolerans JCM 12280 genome contains:
- a CDS encoding CYTH domain-containing protein, with amino-acid sequence MRQEMEIEFKNLLTADEYKQLMQVYGKQDETIWQANDYFDTPTFELRQHGAALRIRQKKEGLVLTLKEPKDDGLLETHVSLSEAEAEELFKYGLIQSDAMNEQLSRFNLTASLEHLGRLETTRFETKLKDGLLVLDQSHYLGVTDYELEFEVQAFEQGQLAFTQLLEKHQIPRRETKNKIVRFMERKAVSR
- a CDS encoding NAD kinase encodes the protein MRFAITARDDERSRTLRDQLEQELIARGSVLDAATPEIIISIGGDGTMLQAFHSYLSQVEDITLVGIHTGHLGFYADWRPEEMDELIRHIADENLATVEYPLLELSIDYADGSHNKLLALNECTIKSFNQTLVCDLSIRGDYFETFRGDGLCISTPSGSTAYNKALGGAIVHPALEAIQITEMASINNRVYRTIGSPMLLPKHHDVEIRPVNPIDFQLTYDHYASIVHQNVKSIRCRVSDKKVKFARFRSFPFWERVRESFLAEERS
- a CDS encoding DsbA family protein, whose amino-acid sequence is MEHDQCNGSYCSLDEPSIQQPTKPLEIYHFLDVTQTDGLRLIPVLKKLELEYGHLFRLRTIATIPCAPSRSACDMSPLLILKAIELQGKTFGMRFMRRLRMLHNVEGESAYTRSSLIRLAEALTEFGLDLEEFHRDVESNTIQLMLEKETQLVTEWDVRVLPTLAFIGDDEAIKAEGAYEYLIYVSILNELLDQPVEKQPKPPLEHFLKRYETATTSEIAFIYDVSEAQIEHELKKLALQQKCVSLSYCDGKVWRHVKDSAHA
- the pepF gene encoding oligoendopeptidase F, with amino-acid sequence MAELLTRKDVTVEETWNLESIYETNEAWEEDFESVKAMLPLMIDYKGRLGKDDATLFEGLQLRDEISRRLHKLYTYAHMRYDENTADSFYQAMNDRARTLASQIGAALAFMTPELLTIPVETITGFLDRNPDLAMYRHAFDELNRERDHVLTEAEEAILAKAGEVLGQSGTTFGMLNNADLKFPKIKGEDGQEAELTHGRFITFMESKDRSVREAAFKAMYETYGNYTNTLASTLAGSVKKDNFYAEVRQFKSARESALHGNAIPEQVYDGLVEAVHEHLPLLHRYVELRKRVLGLEELHMYDMYTPLVSEVEMKVSYDEAKQLMVDGLAPLGDEYKHILEEGLADRWVDVRETRGKRSGAYSSGAYDTQPFILMNWQDNVNNLFTLAHEFGHSVHSYYTRQSQPYAYGDYSIFVAEVASTTNEALLNDFLLKRVTDKKEKLYLLNNQLETFRGTLFRQTMFAEFEHEIHEAARLGQSLTPEFLTKTYYALNQKYFGDGIVLDEEIGLEWARIPHFYYNYYVYQYATGISAAAALTTQILEEGQPAVDRYINNFLKAGSSDYPIEVLKAAGVDMTTKAPVEAALRQFERVLDEFEALLGE
- a CDS encoding RluA family pseudouridine synthase, giving the protein MMVFELKETVTHEQVGWSVGHFCTTRLRISRKMLVSIKHHGDILRNGQHVNVNESVDLDDEIHVSFPEEHPAEDMIATQGELDILFEDEWLLIVNKPSGMASIPSRLHPERSLANFVLGYYKQQQIPYAIHIVNRLDRDTSGLVIFAKHALAHHQLSKMQQNGLLDRRYVALIEGELGPQTIDLPIGQTDHSFMERMVREDGQRAVTHILKSTAVEAFMRTISQLEIKLETGRTHQIRVHLAALGHPLVGDTMYRGTPLIPRQALHSASAQFPHPGTGEMVMFEAPLPSDLFLEQ
- a CDS encoding GTP pyrophosphokinase translates to MTKENWDLFLAPYQIAVDELKVKLKAIRKQFQQRGEHSPIEFVTGRVKPVKSIIQKAERKSIAISSLEQEMQDIAGLRIMCQFVDDIIHVLELLRSRGDFKVVEERNYITQKKESGYRSYHIIIAYPVQTIEGEIPTLVEIQIRTLAMNFWATIEHSLNYKYQGNIPEETRERLRRAAEAAFLLDAEMSQLKVEIQDAQLVLHERDGKQTNNPVSE